The nucleotide window TCATCCCAGAGAAGCCGTAACATATTAAAGATGGCACCGAACCTGTCAAAAGCTATCAACATTATTAGAGAACTGAACACAACGTTAAGTTCTTTAtagaaataaatcaatcataCTTTTCAGTTGGGAAGTAATCTCAAATGGTTATGCTTGTCTACAGTCATGCCTATGAAAGATAAAATATCGTATTATGTTGAAAAGCAAAAGAGCTAGAGAACAGGGTTTATAAGGATACCTACGTATATAATTGTACATTCTGCCAATACAAGCtgtcattgttcttcttcattagATACTCAGTATACACACCAGCCAGGGCTGAAAGACAGGCAGAAACCAGTCCAAGAATATAGCCTTGTATAGGTGATGAAAAGATGGAATCACAAGTAGCTTCTCCGCATCCTTTGACCTGCATGGAACCCAACAATGTGCTTTTCTTGTTAACCACAAGACAACAAGTTGGAAATGTCCATTCAATAGTAAAGAAAGACAAAAGGATAGTTAGCTTTGGAAATTAGTTACAGtataaaactattaattatGCTAAACAGCTTCTCAAGGTTACTCAtataaaccatttttttttaatgtttttctatagAGCATATAGAGGACAGCAATAGAAGGGGCTGTACATCAAATTTAAGGGATTAGACAAAACTAACTCCAATAAACCTAACTTGCATGCAAGGATTGATGGAATTTTGTTTTACTTAAGCCTGGTAAGCAATTTATGAAATACAGACAACTAGGATGTTATTTTGAGCTTAAGTGTTGATCTTTGGTGAGCAGAACAAAGAAGTACATACAGAATAACTTTGGAAAACTTCTTTCTTATTACTGATGAAAAGTTAGTTCTAAGTAAAAATATAGAAGAATTATTAAAGTAAGCAAACCTGGCTTGTGGTTGTCCCAACAGCCAAAAGAACAATAGCCATCCACTGTAGGTTTGACAACTTCCTCTTCAAGAACAGCCTAAagtatcaaaattaaattttttaacgtAAGGCCCGACATCTATACAAAAAATATCACCATTAATCCATCTATGAAATGGCTAAGACCAAGAGTTAATTGCTAAGTTCATACATAATTACGTTAAGACAATGCAATCCTTGAAATGGAGAAGCACCTAAATAAAATCCCAGTTGTGACAATTTTCAAATTGCCCATTATTTGATAAGTTGATGGATCCACGTAAGTTAATGTTGCAAACTGAACATTGTTGTGGACAAGGTATATGATAGAAGGAATTGGAAACAGCCGCACAGTCTTCCATTCAGTTGTCATCCTTGGTGGGGATGATCCTTTACACTCTTGCCATAGAAGGAAACTAGACACCAGGAGCTGATCAAGTAAAAACAAAGAGAGTCAGCAAGACCCAAGATGCTTAAGAAAAAGGAAACTTTGCCTGAAACCCCAGATACCCCTTTGTTCATTAAAGATTTGCATTACAATGCTACAGGTGAATTGATGCATGAGAATGCTAAAGAGCAGATTATGGGACCTTGAAGATTTCTGCAAGAAATGGAATGGTGGCGTAATCATATCTATATCTGCCATTAGTTTGGGAGAGAGTTGTCAGAATTCCCTGCCATGCAAACAAAAATGTATGTTGGCCAGTAAATATTTGtcattaatgaaacaaaaaggGATTATAAGCTTCATCTGCAGTTGAAAATCAAACATTATCTACAATACTAGTGAATAAAACGTTACAAGTAGCAGATATTCATGAGCATTACCCACATCCCACTTCAAAAACCAACTTGTGAATGTAAATATTTGCAACAAATGTAGTTATTATAGTACAAAGGATTAGAAAACCCAATGTGcagtaaaaattcaaaatattatccATTGTATCAAAGACTAAATGCtacaagaataatatatatatatatatatatatatataggtgaatTCAAAACTAATTCACTTCCAGCCTTACTAAAGAAACGTGAAATAGAACATCATCCacaaatcaattaaacattCCAACATCTCTTCTCATAAGCAGAAGTCACAGTACAGCACACAAATAAATGTTTAACTGTTGAAACAAAGAATGAACATATATTCAGTAAGACATCAACACActataaaaattctaatccaacATGAAGAGATCCTTAAAAACATTGGATAAACTTCAACTACATGAAAAATACATGGAAAGCTCTTgccttttccttttttcctttttccaaaaTAGTCTTCTGTAGGGTTACCCACTAAGCAttcaattaatcaaaatttcCCGATTGAAGACTACGCCCactttcaataaaatataaacaaaaacaacaacaatagcaatAGCAATAGCAATAGCAATAACAGTCCAATCATCACCAAACAATCGCATCTTTTGACCATCAAAAAACCCCATTTTAATCCTAATTCATAATTCATCAcacaaacaccaaaaaaaaaaaagatattgaaaaaatgaaacaaaatggCAAAATAGATGCAATCAACTATGAAAAATCGGAAGAAAAAGTAGATCAAATGGAAATTGGGTAAGAATTGAGGATTGGGGTTGAAGCAAAGGACCTGAGAACTTGTGAGAAGAGTGAGAAGCGCCGCAACGAAGTACCAACGCATGACTGCGCTTTGCTCACTGCTCCGCTTCACTCCGGCGAATCCCTCCCTCACTCTCTCAAGATCACGCAAGAGCGTGAAAAATGTTGAAGAGAGGACGGGTGGAATCGCCGTCCTATCaatgaaatttgtttttttttgcgcatatacccttgaaaaattataattacaaatgTAACCCTATAAAAGtaagatatttataataaagtCCTTTGAAAAAACTACTTGctctaaaaaaaatagtttgatgAACATAGTttgatgaaaatatgaaataataaaagtactaaaaaaaaaacctctaccagtgggtggtttttttttttgggcatattttaaatatttatttattgataccTTATTATCTGATTTTTTAGTACATATTCCCACAACTGTTCTTTGTATTTGCAATATGTTTGTAgtgataaaatatatttatatttattagaatTGAAATGGGGTGAAAACactttcaaataatttataatttatttaataataataattattattatattatttttaaattacttttaaaaacGTCAAACACAattacatatgctttgattaaCATAGCTGCTTAAAACCTAAATTGttacagttatatatatatatatataattgtattttcacTTTATTCCTTTAGTAAATacaacatgataaaaaaatgaatgatggaaaaacaatatttttcaaaaaattcctTTTATTCTGTTTGAAAGTTTATCCCAcgtgttttaaaaaaacatctAAATCActtatttaaatgatttaaatttttattatttgaaccACTTCGATTATTTAGTGTTTTACCATATGTAGTTCCACATTGTACATAGATACAAATATTAGCCGGGTTCTACACAAAAGCATGatatttaggctatttttttttttcattaattagcTAATTGAGTTTATATTTCACtgtttcttatttaattaaaaccatatttAAAACAATTGCACTTAATCAGAAGCTAAAACAAAGCAGAATACTCATCAATGGCGGGAAGCAAATAACCGTTAGGCCAACAGAATTTCAAACTTTTaggtaggaaaaaaaaatttcccaaagagacaaaaaaataaaataactaaaaaaaagaaaataataataacgaaTAAATCTCTGTCTTCAACTGCCATTCCAAATCTAAGCCTACTAGTACGCCCCTTCATTCATCACAGGTCTGGTGCTCAGAGCTCAAACAATGTTTCTCCCAATTCCCAAAATAGCCCTCCCTTCTTCTCTCCTCCCTTCTTTGGAGGAGAATTCATCATCCTCATTCTCTCTTGGTTAGCTATCCTTTCTTCCTTTCAAATCTGGTAAGCATTCttgcatttatttgatttgcatGTCTTCTTGTTTGTGCTTCATATCTCTTTCATACAATGTTCAATGCCTGTGAACTGCTTGTTTAATGAATGAAATTGTAGAAaaagttgtgatttttattATCATGTGGTTGTTCAATCAGCAATCTAGAAAAACCATAGAATTGAAGAGATTCTTGTTGCATAAATTGCTCCTTCCCTGGCTTGGCAATGGAGCAACTTCGTCAAGTCGGAGAAGTTTTGGGGAGTTTAAAGGCATTGATGGTGTTCAGAGATGAGATTGGGATAAACCAGAGACAATGCTGCTTGTTGGCTGATGTTTCCAATCTTGCATTTGAGGTGATTGCAGAGGAAATCAGGCAGAATCTCAAGTTTGATGAGAAAAGCATGAAGTGGAAGAATCTTGAGAATCCACTAAGGGAATTGCAGAGAATACTCCGAGAAGGCGAGCAATTCATTAGGCAGTGTGCCGAGCCGAAGGATTTGTGGGCGAAAGCTCTATCAATGCATCAAAACACAGATTGTGTCGATTTCCATCTGCATAACTTGTTATGGTGCATTCCTGTTGTTCTTGAGGCAATTGAAACTGTTGGAGAGATCTCTGGTTGTGACCAAGAAGTGATACATAAGAAACGAATCATCTATTCGAAGAAGTATGAGAGGGAATGGATGGATCCCAAACTCTTCCAGCACAAATTTGGGTTGCAGTATTTAGTCTCTCAAGAGATATGTCATAGAATGGACAATGTCTTGAAAGAGGACAGATGGCTTTTCTCAGAAATGGTCTCTGAGAAGAGGAATTCGGTATCGTTGCCTTTAACGAAGCAGGAAAACAACATTGCTGAGCTTCTTATTGGTTCCAAAGGAAAGATGTTTCCGGCCTCGGTTCTTGTTGGGTCGAAAGAGTATCAAGTGCGGAGACGATTAGGAAACGACTATAAGGAGGTACAGTGGATGGGGGAGAGTTTTGCTCTTCGGCATATCTTTGGTGAGGTTGAGCCTTTGAGACATGAGATTTCTCTGTTATCGTCGTTAATGCACACAAATGTCATGAATGTCAAGTATGCATTCTCCGATGAAGTGAAGAAAGAGAGCTTTCTTTTGATGGAACTCATGACTAAGGATTTGTCGAACCATATCAAGGAGATATGTAGTGCTAGGAGAAGAATACCTTTTCCGTTGCAGGTTGCAGTGGATATAATGCTCCAAATTGCAAGGGGCATGGAGTATTTGCACTCACACAACATGTATCATGGAGAATTGAATCCTTCCAACATCCTAGTAAAATCAAGAAACTCCCCGGATGGCTACTTACATGTAAAAATCACCGGTTTTGGATTTTCGGCTTTGAAGCATTTGAAATcctcatcaaataaaaaagatgtgAATCCCTGCATCTGGTATGCACCTGAGGTTCTTGTTGATCAAGATCAAACATCATCGGGGACTTCTAGTCATTCCAAGTACACAGAGAAAGCCGATGTTTATAGCTTTGCGATGATTTGTTTTGAACTTCTGACAGGAAAAATCCCCTTTGAAGATAGTCATCTTCAAGGTGAAAAGATGAGCAGAAATATAAGAGCAGGGGAGAGGCCATTGTTTCCATTTCCATCTCCCAAGTACCTTACCAACTTAACAAAAAGATGTTGGCACACTAATCCAAATGTCCGACCAAGCTTTTCTTGCATCTGTAGAGTTCTTCGGTATACCAAGAGGTTTCTAGTTCTGAACCCTGATCAAGGTATTCCTGGACTGGCTCCACCTATGGACTTCTTTGATCTTGACATAAGTTTGTCGAGGATATTCAAGACCAAGACAACAACAGGAATAATGAAGGTTCCTGAAATTCCTTTCCAAATGTTCGCTTATAGAGTCATAGAAAGGGAGAAGACTAGTATGAACATCAAAGACAAGAGTTCGGACTCAGGAAGTGAAGGGACACCGATAGGCAGCGAGGAAGCTGCTTTTGGCATGAACATCAATGATGATTCTTTCTCGTCTCTGGATGTCTTGAAGCATTCTTCCAGTATCAGTTctgaaaacaacaagaaatcatTTGTGAGAAAGTTAGAAAGCAAGTCTAGAACATTTTCAGGTAACAACTTACAGCTCCTTTTAATGTTTGCTTTGCTATTGATGATTCAGATTGCATCTTGGTGTTGGAATCGTTAGAATGGTAATCCTTCTTTCTCGAAATTTAACTTGATTGTGCAGCGCAAAGTCCGAAAGGAAGAGTAAAGCCACCGCAGCTAATGCACTGTGGTCGTGGCTTCAGAACAAAATCAGAGAGCTACGCAAGAACTATGATTATGAGCCCAGGACGCCGGAGGACGTACGGGCATGTTTCTGACCCAGAATTTGCATAGGTGCGGAGCTTGCATATCTAACCGAAGTTCTTGTTTTGCCATTCTGATACTGTAAACATTAAAACAAGTGTtgtataaatttctaatttaagTGCAAATTGTTAAGGTTTTTGTGTAAACAACTTTAAATGTCATTTAGATAAATCGATTCTTTTACATTGTTGTGAATTAAATGCACTGTTTATATATGAATCCAATCAATATCAACAACCAGATGTTGAGATTCTGCAATAACAGTAAGCTTTACATAATAGACAGCAAAACATACAGAATGATGAACTTCAGTTACACACAGAGCAAAATCAGAAAGTTATATACAAGACGGTTGAAATGCCTGAGGTATGGCAGGCTATTtgccaaaaagaaaataggTACATACATATGTTAGCGAACTTATGGTTCCACACTTAACAACTAGGATGGGAGGAAGAAGGGGTCTTCCTTGTTCTGGTAAATCATGAAAAGTTGTTTGGAGTAATGCCTTGCCAGTTTCGAGCAATAGTCAAGCCCATGCCGGTCATATTTCTGCAGCTCTTCAACCGACTTCTTCAACGGGCCATTCGGATCACCATCCAAAAGAAACTCTGCCATTCTTGATCCCCTGAAGCAAATCCTTAAAGAGTTTTAGTCTCACCATTACATGGGAGGAAGATCAATTTTTATAAAGTCAGACAGTGATAACAACAATGATTTATTCGAAAAATAATCTATATTTGATCATCCTATGCTAAGAATTTTACACCTCTATATAATCTAATGTTTGTCTGAACAACCAATGAGCAATTGGAAAATTATCCGGATATACCAAGGAGCTAATCTAAATACTACTCGGTCAATTAATGAGCCATTcaaccaaataatttttaatgcaaTCATGCAAGACATAAGAgaacttcatcaaaatcatAACTTGCAAGGTATAATTGACTTAAGAAAGCACAACCAACTAAAAGGCAACATACTTGAGAGCATCAAACTTGCTAAATCCTCGGTTGTTTATAAGCAATGTTCCTTTCACTGACTTCTCCTCAGCAGTTTGTTGTCGATAAACCGCACAAACGGCTTTCATACAGAGCTCAGGGTCTTTTGAAAACGACGCCAACATATCCGCCTCATATTCCCATTGCTTCATATTCTTTCCCCGTCTTATCCGAGCCAAGACTTCATCAAGCTCTAAATCACTTGGACATTCATCGGACAGATCATGAGACGAAATATCATCACCATGACTACATTCACTTTCATCAACCTCAGAATCATTGACAATGAATCCTCTCAAGCTTTCACTCCCACTATCAGAGTCACAAGCATGCAACTCATGAGTTTCATCTTCCTCTCCTTCAGCATCACCAGCATTCAAAAACATAACTTTCCGTCTTGTAATCCTGTCACTATCGATCGAATCTCTCGGATAACTCCCTTCCTTTCTGCAATTCATCCTCTCCAATTCTCCAAGCGGAAACAACCTTTTCCTGTTGGGAGTTAAATCCTCCCCAACTGCATCACCACCAACATTTGAATTCTTAAGCATGCCAATGGgaatctcatcttcatcatcctctTCCGCCTTTTTCCTCCTCTTAAGCTTGCCAATCGGTgtatcatcatcaacatcatcatcatcatcctcactGTCACTAGTGATCACTCTGGAACAACACTTCTTCTTCGGAGTAGGAACAGAAAGAAACCTCTCCTCTTGTCTACAACCATCAGCATTCAAAACTTCATCTTTGAAATCCGTCTCCACCTCATCACCCTCCTCATCACTGATCTCAATAACATCACCAAAATTGCGAGCTTTCAGTCTTAAATTCTCTTCAATCAACTCAGAGATCCGGATTTCCAAATCCCCACATCTCCTCTTCCATTCATTTATCTCATCCAAAGCGTTCTTGTTCTCAGTCTCGCGCACGTCGTCTTGCTTCTCCTTCTGCACAACCTGCGCCATTTGTTCCCTCGCGCGCATAGCCCCATACTCTTCCCACATCGTCGTCATCTGTTCCTCGAATAACGCGGCCATCCTTTTGTACTTCTCCACCTCCTTCTCCAAATCCTTGCATTTGGATATCAGCTCCATCTTCTCCACCTCCTTCATCGCCAGTTCGTCGGAGAACGTGCGCTTCAAGGATTCCTCCATCCCGGGAGGTTCAGCGCGAGATTGTGAGTTCGTGATGCCAACCTTCCCGTCCATCGTTAGACGAACCCgtacccaaacccaaaccctaaccctaaccctaaatcaAAGCACTGATGAAAAAGATGATGTCCAAAGAAGCGGTTCCATGTTTGGAGGAAATGGGCAACTTCacttatgtaaaaaaaatatttaattaaaataatagtaataataattattataatattatttaagaaaaattaattatggttCCATCAAAGTTCAAAACTTTCGAATGAGACACTTTGACATTGATTTTTCTAAAcagtttttttaaagtttatttcatttttaactATTGTAAAtcagtttattctattttacattatatatttcttatttaatatatatattttttatttagcatttatgtataaaaatatatattattttttttaaatatttatttttaatttttaatataatttttagtttaatatttcGTGTTTCTCTCTTAAAAAATCGAGGGATATTTAGAtcaatgtttactatttttaataacaaaaggACTTAAATATAAgctgtaaattttttttaaaaatacccaAATTTAACTAACATGAAAGATGGAGGGATTTTaggattaaaaatagaagattagACTTAccacttttcaaaaaaaaaatacagattaTTTCTTAGTCTCTCACACAaagtattttatattaattgccaatcttaatgatttttaatatgcaaattatattgtttatatatatatatatatatatatatatatatatatatatatatatatatatatatatttatgtatctCTTTTATACTTTATATCATTGATGCTgcaattaataaatgaaaataacgtaaattttaaattaaaaaaaattcatttgcgttttaaaaatattttaaattaaaaaagaaaaatatataaatgttgaaaattattattattttttaaaaataccttatAAACAaagatgtaataataataataataataagtggaaattgccaaaaaaacactCTAAGTTTGTAATGTtgtcaaaaacaccccgttaattttgcaatccctaaaaaccccttccttttaaactctatatttttcaaacccccaaagcatgtaacggatgtcaacggagtgatttttaaattttatggacgaaaatgcccttacATGGGAAGTCGTGactgcagccatttcggcggtttgagaggaagtgggtggttttctgtagggtaaccccaagagacgaatttactggagccgtttacttgttttttctcaactcgcgtctttagctttttccatttcaagtcgtctccgaagttgtctccgAGTTTTCTCTCTAGCAGCCCTCAGTAATTctgactttttccctttccacggtatctcgaaggagaagtccacgcaagtagttggcatttcatcggttttgcaatctaaggtattgagtattgttttatgttaactattcattactaaagaaagatttttcggttttgttttgtgctcttgtttttgttggaagatattgaagtctgcagggggatttctcggctggggttttgttagtttgCAGGGCAATttcttggctagggttttgttttgcattttggtctttatacactatcgaaatagttttttcgattgttatgatttgtgtaatatttataatgtacatttcccctttcatttgatatggttgcagttttacaaatgaggtttacgtttaagaaatgagatgttacagtttaaattttgttgtctctgtttaagtattgttatctatgtttaacaattgatatctctgtttaagaactgaaggttaccgtttaaaaccttatatttccgcttaaacatttgtgaatactgcatgttgaatgtgttgttattgtcgcaggcttgtgcttatggcggtcaacctagttaatgggcgatgctatttgacaccggtagtggagaccttagctgaattgaaagataacatgacccctcgacactgggagatcatccgaaggacaccgtttgcagcattcattgagctggaagctatataccaagagagggcccttcttgattcgctattgcaaaggtacgatggccgcaccaataaattcaggatcggggaaagcctgctgagttttaagcctcaagatgtggccctcgttcttggtcagtgttgcgatggcgacgcagtcgtgtttcagaagaagaaaacccgctcagcgttcgaagggaggtatttatcaaaaacctacgagagacacagagactccatcaagagcacttttgtgcaacttgttcgacagaggggagaagaagataattttgtcaaactcctgatggtgtacctcatgggtacagtcctcttcccaaatacatcatgctcggttctgaACTgaatcgttgattatgtcgatgatctacccgccatggggcgatatgcatgggcgcaggcgatacacaagtggcttatggaggacattctacaagcagccgctcgagtgcaagatagatgcgccaggaagaagaccaacacagggtatattaagggttgctcggtcgcgcttaatgTCTGGTTTTACAAGCTGACCGGAatgggaaagaaagtccgtttcggcaagatcccaaggatgctgtgctacggtgaaagtacttaccggaagcaagcgacggtagaaaccagcttgtcatcgctcgaaggaaaagaggtaatacatcatggacaatgtttaacagaagtctttaatgtttaaacatattatttagcgtttaactttattatttatagtttaaaatttattcataaaggtttaaatattttgttctccgtttaaatatattgtataatgtttaaatatataaaaactctgtttaaatatagtttttatagtttaaaatgaatgatttcgctgaaattgtttggtttacatatgttagtttcctgagctggttccggcgaatgttgaagaagaaatatttattggggccaaccgatggatggatgctattgctccggaaccacttgctcaaagGCAGGAggagagggcagcctctatctTGCGTgctcgacgccgttctcctacttccagccaaggttgtcagacccggctcGGGCATTGACCCGGCCAAGCCAAGGGGTCAAGGGTcgatgggttcaaccgggttagaccggggttgaaccggggtcaataataaaatattaaaaaaatatattataataagtaataataataaaaaaataatataacctatgttttaataataaaaaagaattagttaaatataatatttaaaattttaattttatatctttgttttatttttaaaacatctcaaatttgattaaatttaatatttaaaatttaattcttatatatatatatatattgattttttaaaaatataaatatttaaaaaaacctaataatctTATAATCCCTCATCAAGTCCCAAGATCACAAGTTCCAAACccttaaaaagaattaaaaacaaaaattatgggtactcacaaaaattaaaaaacgaGAAAATTCTCACTCTCTCTCAcacagctctctctctctctctctcacaccgCCGCCGGATTCTTCTCTCTGTCTCACACACAGCCGCCGgatccttctctctctctcacacacacagcCACtgtctctctctcctctctctctcacatATACGATCACGGATCCTTCTCTCTCTCGCCACTGGGTGATTCTTCCGGCTCATTGTGGTTATCTCTCTCTCACATACAAAGCCGCCGgatccttctctctctctctaccgCCAGGCTGATTCTTCTGGCCGCCGTggttatctctctctctctctctctctctctctcacacacacacacacacacacacacacacacacacacacacacacactcacagccACAGCCGGGATTCTTTTTTTTGTCACCGCCAGGTCAATGGTTTTCCGGGTAAAACCGGTGGGGTcacggttgaaccggccgggttATCGATTTAACACCGGGTCTCTTTACACCCGGTTCAAAGGGGCATGTTCGGACCGGCCGCATGGCCGGCTcgcggtttttccggttgaatcGGCCGGGCCgatccgggtctgacaaccttgattccagcccaccacgcgcacgaaTTCCTCGACGCCAGAGAAGCCCTTCCCTAccccgccagattgcaacaaccccctaccacgacaacgcaGCCCCGATTGTGGCAGCTCcctcgaccatggcagcccctccgaccgtggcagccccaccggcgacattaggcgaagatgtcactgcaactctt belongs to Dioscorea cayenensis subsp. rotundata cultivar TDr96_F1 chromosome 17, TDr96_F1_v2_PseudoChromosome.rev07_lg8_w22 25.fasta, whole genome shotgun sequence and includes:
- the LOC120280283 gene encoding probable tyrosine-protein kinase DDB_G0283397 — protein: MEQLRQVGEVLGSLKALMVFRDEIGINQRQCCLLADVSNLAFEVIAEEIRQNLKFDEKSMKWKNLENPLRELQRILREGEQFIRQCAEPKDLWAKALSMHQNTDCVDFHLHNLLWCIPVVLEAIETVGEISGCDQEVIHKKRIIYSKKYEREWMDPKLFQHKFGLQYLVSQEICHRMDNVLKEDRWLFSEMVSEKRNSVSLPLTKQENNIAELLIGSKGKMFPASVLVGSKEYQVRRRLGNDYKEVQWMGESFALRHIFGEVEPLRHEISLLSSLMHTNVMNVKYAFSDEVKKESFLLMELMTKDLSNHIKEICSARRRIPFPLQVAVDIMLQIARGMEYLHSHNMYHGELNPSNILVKSRNSPDGYLHVKITGFGFSALKHLKSSSNKKDVNPCIWYAPEVLVDQDQTSSGTSSHSKYTEKADVYSFAMICFELLTGKIPFEDSHLQGEKMSRNIRAGERPLFPFPSPKYLTNLTKRCWHTNPNVRPSFSCICRVLRYTKRFLVLNPDQGIPGLAPPMDFFDLDISLSRIFKTKTTTGIMKVPEIPFQMFAYRVIEREKTSMNIKDKSSDSGSEGTPIGSEEAAFGMNINDDSFSSLDVLKHSSSISSENNKKSFVRKLESKSRTFSAQSPKGRVKPPQLMHCGRGFRTKSESYARTMIMSPGRRRTYGHVSDPEFA
- the LOC120281416 gene encoding uncharacterized protein LOC120281416 isoform X2, which gives rise to MDGKVGITNSQSRAEPPGMEESLKRTFSDELAMKEVEKMELISKCKDLEKEVEKYKRMAALFEEQMTTMWEEYGAMRAREQMAQVVQKEKQDDVRETENKNALDEINEWKRRCGDLEIRISELIEENLRLKARNFGDVIEISDEEGDEVETDFKDEVLNADGCRQEERFLSVPTPKKKCCSRVITSDSEDDDDDVDDDTPIGKLKRRKKAEEDDEDEIPIGMLKNSNVGGDAVGEDLTPNRKRLFPLGELERMNCRKEGSYPRDSIDSDRITRRKVMFLNAGDAEGEEDETHELHACDSDSGSESLRGFIVNDSEVDESECSHGDDISSHDLSDECPSDLELDEVLARIRRGKNMKQWEYEADMLASFSKDPELCMKAVCAVYRQQTAEEKSVKGTLLINNRGFSKFDALKGSRMAEFLLDGDPNGPLKKSVEELQKYDRHGLDYCSKLARHYSKQLFMIYQNKEDPFFLPS
- the LOC120281416 gene encoding uncharacterized protein LOC120281416 isoform X1; this encodes MDGKVGITNSQSRAEPPGMEESLKRTFSDELAMKEVEKMELISKCKDLEKEVEKYKRMAALFEEQMTTMWEEYGAMRAREQMAQVVQKEKQDDVRETENKNALDEINEWKRRCGDLEIRISELIEENLRLKARNFGDVIEISDEEGDEVETDFKDEVLNADGCRQEERFLSVPTPKKKCCSRVITSDSEDDDDDVDDDTPIGKLKRRKKAEEDDEDEIPIGMLKNSNVGGDAVGEDLTPNRKRLFPLGELERMNCRKEGSYPRDSIDSDRITRRKVMFLNAGDAEGEEDETHELHACDSDSGSESLRGFIVNDSEVDESECSHGDDISSHDLSDECPSDLELDEVLARIRRGKNMKQWEYEADMLASFSKDPELCMKAVCAVYRQQTAEEKSVKGTLLINNRGFSKFDALKICFRGSRMAEFLLDGDPNGPLKKSVEELQKYDRHGLDYCSKLARHYSKQLFMIYQNKEDPFFLPS
- the LOC120281366 gene encoding CMP-sialic acid transporter 1, giving the protein MRWYFVAALLTLLTSSQGILTTLSQTNGRYRYDYATIPFLAEIFKLLVSSFLLWQECKGSSPPRMTTEWKTVRLFPIPSIIYLVHNNVQFATLTYVDPSTYQIMGNLKIVTTGILFRLFLKRKLSNLQWMAIVLLAVGTTTSQVKGCGEATCDSIFSSPIQGYILGLVSACLSALAGVYTEYLMKKNNDSLYWQNVQLYTFGAIFNMLRLLWDDFRIGFDKGPWWQRLFNGYTLTTWLVVLNLGSSGLLVSWLMKYADNIIKVYATSMAMLLTMIISIYLFSFQPTIQLFLGITICMMSVHMYFAPPQMLIDMPTAPKTDHDTLKDVVVD